Part of the Campylobacter suis genome, CGTGCTATTTTGCTCTTTGTTTTTAGCTATATTGCTCCATTTGGATTTAACTGGTTTAACCTTGAAGCTACGCTTGTTTTAGGGGCTTTTGAGCCAAGCGTTCGAGGACTTGGCTTTGTATTTTTGGCAGCTATTTTGGCAAGCTATTTAAAGGGCGCCTTTAAACTTTTAGCTATCTTACTATGCTTTGTATGTGCCTTGCAGTTTAAAAGTGCAAGTGGTGCAAATTTGCCATTTTCACTTGAGCTTACAAACACCAAAATAGAGCAGACAAATCGCTGGAACAAAGACCTAAAAAACGAGCAAGTAGATGAAATTTTAGCCCTCATACAACAGGCTATAACGGCAAAAAAAGATGCCATACTTCTGCCAGAAAGCGCACTTCCTTTATTTATCACACACGAGCGATTTTTAAGACAAAGACTGCTTGAGCTTTCTAAAGATATAGCCATCATCTCAGGTGCACTAGCCCATGAAAATGAACAAAATTTTAATTCCGCATTTTTGTTTAAAGATGGCGAAATGTTACGATTTGACAAGCATATTTTAGTACCTTTTGGCGAAGAAATTCCATTGCCAAAATTTGCTAAAAATTTTATAAACAAGCTATTTTATGACGGAGCTAGCGACTTTGCAACAGCAAAAAAAGTTAGTGATTATGAGATTAAAGGTGTAAAAATTCGTAACGCCATCTGCTATGAGGCCACTACAAATGAGCTTCATAAAGGAGAGTTTGATGTTATGTTTGCTATCTCAAACAACGGCTGGTTTTTGCATAAAATTTTACCTTCGACACAGCCTATTTTACAAAGAAATTTACTAAAATACTACGCTACAAAGTATGGCAAAACGATATATCACAGCGTAAATGGCTCTAACTCAGAGATTATAGCTCCAAAACAAAGTCTGCTTAAAGGAAAATTTGGGCTCTAAACCGGCTTATCTTATAAAGCTTTTGTCTGCTGTTTCTTGTGTGACAGAATTTTGCATTAAGAGCCTGCTTATAAATTTATAGCTTGCCCCCTAATTTTTAGAAGGCAAGCAAAGGTGTTTTAAAAATTTTTGGTTAAATTTTAAAATTTTAGCTCAAGCAAGTTTTTTAAACATTTCTACGCTATCAAGCTTTTCCCAAGGATATTTTGCATTTCCAACCTGTCCTTTGGCAGCTACTTTTGCGTATAAAAATGTCTGTTCACTCGGACGATCTAATGCAAATTTTTGCGTTATCCAACGCGGAGTTAGGGCAAAATTTTCCATCACAAATGCTGATAGTTTATCATCATCAACGCTTGGTACATGCGTTCCCATCGTATCTACACTCACAGAAGTTGGCTTTGCCACGCCGATAGCATAGCTTAGCTGCACGACACATTTTTTAGCAAGCCCTGCTGCAACGATATTTTTAGCTATATATCTAGCCGCATAAAGTCCGCTACGATCGACCTTTGTATAATCCTTGCTAGACTGAGCGCCCCCGCCTATCGGAGCGTATCCACCAAAGCTATCTACGATAAGTTTTCTGCCTGTTAAGCCGCTATCGTGAAGTGAGCTGTGATTTACATATCTGCCAGTTGGATTTATGTAAATTATCGTTTTTTCCTTATTATAAAGGCTTTTTGGCAAGCCTGCTTCATCGATTAAATTTTGCACTAAAGCCCTAAGTGTAGCTATATCCATACTCTCAACACAAGGAGCAGAAACAACGATAGTATGTATGCTTTGCGGACGGCAACTTTCAAAGTTATCTTTATTTCCATAATCAATTGTAACCTGCGTTTTTATATCCACGCCTAGCTTATCGGGATTTTCCTTTGCAAATTTATAAACCTTATCACAAAGCATTCTTGCATAAGTGATAGCCGCTGGCATATACTCATCTGCCTCGCAACTTGCAAAGCCAAACATTATACCTTGATCGCCAGCCCCTATTTCGCCGTCTTGTTGATCAACACCTTGATTTATATCTGGGCTTTGCTGATTTATACAAACCTTAACTTCGATATCATCTGGATGCAAGCACTGCTGTTTTGTAAAGTATGGGTTGCCGTTATAGCCTATGTGAGCAAGAGCGTCTTTTACGATGTATTCGTAGTCTTTATAGGATAAGGCAACTTTTGAGTTTATCTCTCCGCCTATGATTATATTTTTACCAGCGACAAAGACCTCGCTTGCGACCCTGCCATTTGGATCTTGGGTGAGAATTTTATCCACGATACTATCTGCTATAATGTCGGCGCACTTGTCAGGATGTCCCGGACTAACCACTTCTGAGGTAAATAAATACATTAAAATTTCCTTCTTTATTTCTTAAAAATTGCATAATTGTAACATTTGTAGTTGAAATTTTTATTAATCAATTATTAAAAATATAAAATTCTGCTTTTTTTCGCTATACTTTTGGCAACTAATTTAAAACAAAGGTTAAACATGAATGCTATTTCAAACTTAGCCAGACGCTATGCTGACGGCAATATGATCATTCAAATTTTAGTAGGTATCACACTTGGTCTTATCATTGGTTTTTGGGCTCATTCACAGCTTGGTGCTAGTGAACAAGCAGCAGCTTTTGCAGGTAAAGTTATAAGTAGCATAGCAGTACTTGGAAACCTTTTTGTTGGAGCGCTTAAAGCTATCGCTCCAGTTCTTGTATTTGTTCTTGTTGCAACTTCGATTATCACGAAAGAATTTGGCGAAGCAAAAGGCATGGGAAAGATAGTTTTTATCTATCTTTTAGGTACACTTTTAGCCTCTGTAGCGGCTGTTTGCGTTAGCTTTTTATTTCCAGTTGAGCTTATCCTTAAAAATGTAAATGCTGCCGAACTTGGGGCACCTCAAAATGTTGTTGATGTTTTAAAAGATCTTATCTTTAAAATAGTTCAAAACCCAGTTACCGCCCTAAGCACTGGCAATTATATAGGCATCATAGCTTGGGCTGTTGGTGGCGGTATCGCGATGAGAAACTGCACAAAAGAGACAAAAAATTTATTTAAAGATGTAAGCGATGGTGTAACAAAAATAGTTCGCTTTATTATCCGCCTTGCTCCTTTTGGTATCTTTGGTCTTGTTGCTACAAGCATTTATGAAACAGGATTTGATGCTCTTGCTGGATACTTAAAACTTATCGTAGTTTTAGTTGGCACAATGCTATTTTGTGCGTTTGTTATCAATGCTCTCATTGGCTTTTTGATAACTGGCAAAAACCCTTACCCTATCATTATAACATCTATAAAAGAGAGTGCTATAACCGCATTTTTTACGCGTAGCTCAGCAGCAAATATACCTGTAAATATGGCACTTTGCAAAAGACTTGGGCTAAAAGAAGAGCTTTACTCTATCTCTATTCCACTTGGTGCGACGATAAATATGGGTGGCGCAGCAGTTACTATCTCTGTGCTTGCGCTGGCTGCTGTAAATTCTCTTAATCATGTCAGCGTTACATTTGGTGACGCTGTGCTTTTAAGCTTTATCTCGGCCATTGGTGCTTGCGGTGCTTCTGGTGTGGCTGGTGGCTCACTACTACTTATCCCGCTTGCATGCGCACTTTTTGGTATAAACAACGACATAGCAATGCAAGTTGTTGCCGTTGGTTTTATAATAGGCGTCGTTCAAGATAGTGTAGAAACAGCCCTAAACAGCTCATCTGATGTCGTCTTTACAGCTTTTGCAAGTCAAACGATAAAGGATTAAATTTAGCCCTACTTTGGGCTAAATTCTCTTTTTTTAAATAACTTTGTGTAAAATACTAAAAATAATTTTTTAGGATTTTACATGATGAACACTTGGGACTTAACTCCACTTTTTAAAAATACTGATGAACTTGAGAGTTTTAGCAAGACAACCATAAGTAACTGCGCAGAATTTTCACAGAAATTTTCAAGCAAACTAAATGCTCTAGCGCCAGAAGATTTTAATAAAGCACTTAAACTTTATGAGATCCTAAATGCCGATATATCAAAGATAATGACATACGCATTTTTGGTATTTGCCAAAGATACTAAAAAAGGTGCATTTTATGCAAAATTTGAAGAGCTTTGCACTAAAGCCCAGCAAAGCTTACTCTTTTTTGAGCTTGAGTTTAACAAGCTTGATGAAAGCAAACAAAACAGCTTCATAAGTGCTTCTTTAAACCATACCTACTATCTGCAAAATTTACAAAAACAAAAACCACATCAACTAAGCATAAAAGAAGAAGAGGTCTTGCTGCGCACGGCAAGTACTGGAGCCCAGGCATTTGCTAGGCTTTTTGATGAGAGCATGAGTGCAATGAAATTTGAGTTTCGTGGCGAACATTTAGGCGAAGAAGAAATTTTAAGCAAACTTCATGATGCTGATCGAAGCGTACGAAAAGACGCTGCAGAGTCGCTTTCAGCTGAGCTTTCACGCCATCAACACCTACTAACTTTTATCTATAATATGATAAAAACTGATTTAAAAACTGATTGTGAGCTAAGAGGTTTTAGCTCTCCAGAAGCGCCACGCCATCTTGATAATCAAATCACAAAAAAAAGCGTAGATGCTCTTATAATGGCCAGTGAAAATAGCTTTAACCTAGTTCATATATACTATAATAAAAAGCGCGAAATTTTAGGCTTTAACGAGCTTTACGACTATGATAGATATGCTCCTTTAGAAGCTAAAAACGAGAGCTACTCATTTGAAAAAAGTAAAGAGATAGTGCTTGATGCTTTTAATAAATTTAGTACTAAATTTGGCAAAATAGCAAATCAAGCTTTTAACGAAGGCTGGATAGATGTCTATCCGAGTGATTCAAAGCGTGGTGGAGCTTTTAGCCACCCAGGCTCTGCTGACGCCCACCCTTATGTGCTGCTTAATCACACTAACCAACGAAGGGATCTTTTTACACTTGCACATGAGTTAGGACATGCAATACATCAAAATTTAAGCTACAGCGTAGGCTACCTAAACTCGGACACGCCGCTAACCACAGCAGAAACAGCCTCAGTTTTTTGTGAGATGCTTGTGTTTGACTATGTTAAAAATACGCTTAGTGGCAAAGAAAAACAAGCCTTACTCGCTGGCAAACTAGAAGATATATTTGCCACGCTTTACCGTCAAATAAACTTTACAACCTTTGAGCGCCGAGTGCATAGCCATGAAGGCGAGATATCAAGCCAAGTGCTAAATAAAATTTGGCGAGAAGAGAGTCAAAAAATGTTTGGCAAAAGTGTTGTTTTGTGCGAGCATTACGATATTTGGCATAGTTATATACCACACTTTATCCATACGCCATTTTACTGCTATGCCTACTCTTATGCACAGCTTTTAGTGCTTGCGCTTTTTGGACTTTACAAGAGTGCAAAGTGTGAAAATTTTGTAGAAATTTACACAAAATTTCTAGCCAGTGGAGGAAGTAAAAGCCCGCAAGAGCTTGTGGGAATGTTTGGTTTTGACATAGATGATGAAAAATTTCGGCAAATAGGCCTTAAAGAGATAGAAAAAATGTTAAAAGAATTTGAGGAGACAGTATGCTAAATGAGCTTTTAAATAACGAAAAATTCGCACTTTTAATGAAAATGCATGTGTATGAATGTGTTGATTTTTTACTGCAAAATGGCACAGACTTTGCCATCGTTGCAAATCTTGACTTAACAAGCTTTGATCCGCCCCTACCAGATGAAATAGCAGCCTCTTTTTCGCACAAAGTCATAGTTTTTGCACTTGGTGGCTATACTTTTGAGAGCGCAAAACTCACACAAGATACGCTAAGCTTTGAAGCTGGCTTTGGGGCAAATGACTTTGCTTCTGTTGTTAGCGTTAAGCTCTCTGGTATAGTGCAGATCATGGTTGAAGAAAATGCCATTATGATAAATTTTGCCGTTGCAAAACCAAAAAAAGAGAGTAAAAAATCTATGTCAATATTTAAGTCAAATCCCAAAAACAAAGGCATTTTAGGCAAAAAACATTGAATTTACTCACAAAACGAGCAAATTCAAACAAAAGCTAAAAATTTCAACTAACTTTTAGTAAAAATTTAATATAAAAATAGTCCTATTTCAAAACAAAGGAGAAAGAGTGAGAAAAGCATTTTTTTCATTTTTGGCACTATTCGCCGCCGTCTTTCTAACGGGTTGTGGTGATGACAAAGTTGCTAGCGCACAAACTGACGCGATAGCCAAGATCAAAGAACAAGGTTTCGTTCGTATCGGTGTTTTTAGTGACAAGCCACCGTTTGGCTATGTCAATAAGGATGGCAAAAACCAAGGATATGACATCTACTTTGCAAAGCGCATCGCAAAGGATTTGCTTGGCGATGAAAACAAGGTAAAATTTGAGCTAGTTGAAGCCGCCAGCAGAGCTGAAGTCCTAGTAGCAAATAAAGTTGACATCACACTTGCAAATTTTACAAAAACACCTGAGCGCTCAAAAGTGGTTGACTTTGCACTACCATATATGAAGGTCTCGCTAGGTCTTGTTAGCCCAGAGGGCGAGCTTATAACCGATATAGCACAGCTAAAAGGCAAGAAGCTTATCGTAAATAAAGGTACGACAGCGGATGCATATTTTACTAAAAATCATCCAGAAATCGAGCTTTTAAAATTTGACCACAACACAGAAACCTTTGCAGCGCTTCTTGATAAGCGTGGTGTGGCACTTGCTCACGATAATGCTATGCTTTTTGCATGGGTCAAGGAAAATGCTGGCTTTAAGGTCGGCATAGAAGCTTTTGGCGATGTTGATGTTATTGCGCCAGCTGTAAAAAAAGGAAATACAGTTTTACTTGAGTGGCTAAACAAAGAGATTGAAACGCTTGGAAAAGAAAATTTCTTTCATAAGGCATACGACGCTACACTAAAACCAGTATATGGCGATAGCGTAAATCCTGAGTCACTTGTAGTTGAGGGCGGAAAAATTTAAAAATGAGGTCGGGCTCTCCGACCTTTTTGTCATTCTAACTATTTTAAAAATCTAAATATCTTTTCTAGCTCTATTTCTTATGACATCATAAACTAGAACACCGAATACCGACATCATAAGTCCGGCAAGTGCCGCTATAGCAAGTATTATAGCCTTTCTTGGCTTCACAGGTCGCTCAGAGATAGCTATATCTGAGACTATGGCTGTGTTTTGATAGTTATACGGCTTTAGGCTAAGTTCAATGAGAGATTTTTGGTCTAGTAATTTATTTAACTCTTCAGTTTGAAGTGTGGCAAGCTCTCTCTGAAGAGTAAGAAGCTTGTCGTTCATGATGGTGTCTTTTTCTGAGTTTAGATTTTCTAAGTCTATATTTATTAGTCTATCAAGTCTATCTTGAGCATTTGGCTTAGTTTGTGAAAAAAGAGCGTATTTTTGCCCCTCTAAAGATAATAAATTTTGCTCAATACTTGAAATTTGAGAATATATACCTTGTTTTAGCATTTGTTTTTGCAAAATATTATCCATACTATCTTTATCATGTATCTGTAAATTTTCTAACTCTTTTTTGTATCTTGCCATTTTATCACTGTTTATTTCTAATGATTTTTCTATACTAGGCAAAACAATATCGTCAATTGCCATTAAGGCACGTTTTGCCTCTGGTATGGTTTTTTCTTGCATATACGCTATTTGGCGATTTATACGTGGCAACTGAGTATTTTTAATATACTCTATTTGCTCTTGTTTTTCAACTATTTTATAATCTTTTAAAAATTTTATTTGTCGCTCTACATCTGCTAAGTTGATTTTTTTATTATCTAAATAAACACTTAGTTTATTTTTATGCTCGTCTGATAGATTATTTACTATTTCATATATTTTTGCCTTAGCAATATCATTAGATATAGCAAAAACATCTATATTTAAGAAATTTCGCTTTCCTCTAACTGCTGTAATTTTATACTCCAAGTTACTATCGCTTTTTAAAAATTGCAATTTACGCACCACATCATCAGCATTAGCTAATTGTATATTTTCCATAGTATCTTCATGTTTAAAATATCCAATTTCAACAAGTGCTGAAGCTTTATACATTGGAATTTTTATTGATGTATAAAATAACGATAATGTAGCAAAAATAAAAGTAATAGTTAATATGTATTTTTTATATCTCCATACTTTTTTAAACAATTCTAATATATCTATTTCATCATCTTGATAAGTAGCTTGTTGATTATGATTTTCAATCATAAATACCTCCTTTTATTAACTAATAATTTAAGTTTAATTATAGTAAAATAATGCTTAAAAAATAAATGGTGGTATGATTTGCCTTTGATAATTCTTGGTAATAAATATAAATTTGATCAGTTAGATATAGATAGACTAAATGTAAAATTTAAAAAAATTGACTTTGTGAAAATTACTGGCCGAAGCTCGCGCGATGTGCGAAAAGATATAGAAACACTAATAAGCACAAGATCGTATAAATATCTCATCATAAACACAAAAGCTACCGTCGATCCTAAGATGATAAAGTATCTAACACTGCTTCAATTTCGCCATCAGCATAAAAAAATACGTATTATAACAATAGAAAAGTTGCTAGATAAATACCTAAAAAAATGCTATATACCTGATGACGATAGGGACTTGAAATTTTTAAACGATATAAGACCATATAATACTTTTGAATTGGTTTTAAAAAGAGCGGTAGACTATGCTGGAGCGTTTGTTCTTTTGATAGTACATTTTTTTATAAAATTTTATGTCAAAAAAAAGATAGATGAGCAGTCACCGGGGGTGCTGTACTTCGCTCAAAATAGGGTTGGATTAAATGCTAAAATTTTTAAATGCTATAAATTTAGGACAATGCATGAAAATTCGCATCACAACCCATATACGCAAAAAGGCGATGAAAGGGTGTTTGAGTTTGCCGAGTTTATGCGCAAGGCTCGTATTGATGAGATCCCGCAGTATAAAAATATACTAAATGGCGAAATGCACTTAATTGGACCTCGCGCTGAGTGGAATATACTCGTAAATGAATATGAAAAAGAGATACCATATTATAACGAACGACATCTCGTAAGACCTGGCATCACTGGCTGGGCTCAGGTAAATTACCCATATGGTGCAAATGCGTATGATACAAAACAAAAACTAATGTATGATCTATACTACATAAAGCACTGGTCGCTTTGGTTAGAAATTCTTACCATTGTAAAAACCGTACTTGTTGTATTTGGTAAGAGAGGGCAATAATTTCTAAGACCTGAGCAACTTATATACATTTTTTAGTATAGATTTTGGCATTAGTCTAAGCGGTATTTTTATAATTGCCATCTTTATAAACTCAAAACTACTCAAAAATCCCAAATTTTTCATGGCTTTTAAAAGAGCAAATTCATATTTTGCATACCTTAAGCCACTTCGTCTGCTTAGTTGACTTGTGCCAGCTCGCATATTTACCAAAGCTTCTTGAATATTATAAAATTTCGCACCATTCATAATCATCCTAACCCATAAATAATAATCTTCTAAAAATATCATTTTTTGATAGCTTCCAGCTGATAAGACAGCTGACTTTTTAAACATTACACTTGGATGATTTATGGGTGATCTTATTTTTGCAAATTTTACTATTTCATCATGGGTTTGTGGAAGTTTACGATAAGATAAAATTTCGTTTTCATCGCTATCAAATTCGCTAATCCAACTACCACAAATATCAATATCTAGATTATTTTTAAAAATAGAAATTTGTTTTTCAAAACGACTTGGCGCCGATATATCATCGCTATCCATTCTAGCAACAAGCTCATATTTGCACTCATCAAGACCTTTATTTAAAGCATCGCCTAGCCCCATGTTTTTTTTTAGTGTTTTGATAGCTAGCACTTCTCCAAGCTTGTTTTTCCATTTAGTTATTACGTCATACAGCTCATCTGTAAGCTTACCATCTTCTACTAAAACTATTTGATTTGGTTTAAGTATTTGCTCATCCCAAATGCTAACCATCGCCCTATTTAAAAACTCAGCATTTTCTTTGAAATATACAGACATTAAGACACTAAAATTCATAAAGCTTTTCTCACTGTTTGAAATTTATTGAAAATAAAATAGATTGTTTATATATAAACATAAAAGTCCATAGCAACATGGCAAAACTTACTAACATCATCAATATTAAAATATAATGTAAAAAATCATAATATATAGAAAAAGGAATAATAATAAGCAAGAAACCGCCCCAGTCTAAATTTTTATATAATTTTAATAATGCACCCTGTCTTACTCTTTTATCCGTGCCGTCTTCTAGCTGCTTTTGTGATTTTACTAAAGATAATTTCAAATATGCTGTTCTAGAATATAAACTCATAAATGAAGATATGGCACCTAAAATAAACCATATAATATCATCATATAAATTTGTCAAATAATATCCTAAAGATGTCCAAAGTAAAGATATAACTAGATAACCAGCAAAAGCATCAAAAAATTCGCCCAACGGATTAATAATCTGTTTTTTATAAAATAAAGTTCTTGCTAACGAGCCATCAGCACAATCAAATATCATAAAAACAATAAAAAATAAACTACCGATAATCACTATTGATTTACTATGTCCAAAAATCACAAATATTGAACCAATTACAAATATAAACATAGAAACTATCGATATTTTATTTGGTGTCAATCTAAAAACATTATAAAATAAAGGTAAAAGATGTATAGCTAAGGGTCTATAAAAATATCTATCAAGCAGTGTTAGTGTTTGAAGTTTTTCTTTATCCACGCTATATTGTTTAAAGTCTTGTAGTATCAATTTCATATGAATCTCTCTTTAATAAATTTTTAAAAATTTTTAAAAAAATAATTATCACTATAGCAAAAATAAACTTTATAATAAATATAGCAAAACTACTTCTTGGCATCCATATCAGAGCTTGAACTAAAAAAGTTGCAATAAAAAAACCATATTTCTTAAATATCAATTTATTTTGGATATATATTATAAAAATCCCTAAAAAGAAACTAAAAAATGCTAAAAAAATTATATTTCCCCCAATAAAATATAATTCCATTATATAAGAAGACCCTGTTCCTCCTCCAAGCAAGTAAGCTGTGGGATTTAAAAAATATTCCAATTTTTCTACAATATACCAACTTTGTTCTAAACTCAAAAGAGAACGTGGCTCAACTTGTCCGGTAAATAAAAGATATTTGCTGTAAAAAGGGGCAAATAAATTTAAAAATCCCTCATATCCATTAACAAAAAATAATTCTTTAAATTCAAACATAAATCCTAGCACAAGCAAAGAAACACCTTGCTGATAAAAAAAGCTAGTTAGGTATTTTATCCCTTCTTTATCAAGCTCAAAATCATATTTAGTCAATAAGGTTATTTGCGATAAAATAACTATAGAAAATACTATGCAAAGTAAAATTTTAAAATTAATTTTTAAATTATACAAAACAGACAAAGACCAAAGCGTAGTTATTGTTACAATTAAAAACTCAGCTCTCATGCCAGTAAAAATATAAGAAGAATACATAAAGATAAAAAATAATGAAAGCCTGTAGGCATATTTCTTAGGAGGTTTATTTGCTAAAATTATAAAAAAGCCGATATAAAAAAAGTCATCAAATATTCTTACAAAAGTCGGCAATATGTGATTTCCAGAGTAAATAGCAAAATAGCCAAAATTGTTGAGTATATTAAAATAAAAATAAACTTTATAAAAAAAACAAAAACCACCTATAAAGAATAAACAATACCCTATTGTTTTATCTAATGCAAGTGATTGCTGAATTTTTTTAAGAGAATTATTTTTATATATTTTATATCCGTAAATAAATCCAATGTGTAAAAAAAGTAATGAAAAAATTAAAATAAAATTAATATTCAGCATAGTTTTATTTGAAAAATAAAAGTATTCCATCCATTGAGATTCTCCATAGCTATCAAAAACACTAGGCAAAAATAAATGCATAAAAATTCTAGCCAATAAAAAAATGCATATACATCCTATAAAAACAATATCTAAACTTAACCAATTTTTAGAATTTTTATGAGAATGATATATGATATAAATTGTTATAAAGAATAATTGCAGTTCAAGCAAAGGCAAAAACCAGTCACTAACCAAATAAAAGCCAATATATTGAATTAATATAAACAAAATGAGACATAAAGAAGTAAAAATATCTTTTTTAATATACAAGTATTTCATTCCACTTCTTTACTACTACATCTATATTATATTCAGAAATGCTTTCATATCCAGTATCTGAAATTTTTTTCATCATTTGTTCATTTTTTGCAATATCCAAAATTAAAGAATATAATTCTTTTGTTTTTCCTATATCAAATAAAAAACCATTTTTTTTATCTTTTACTAATTTTTTACCGCCTTGCGTTTTAGATGATACCACACAGCATTTACAAGCCATAGCTTCTATTATTGTCATTGGCATACCCTCGGCTGTTGATGGCATGATAAAAATTTTTGATCTTTCAAAAAATGGCTTAGTATTATTTGTACCATTGATAAATTCTATATTTTTTAATTTTAATTTTTTGGCAAGACTTATTGCCTTATTCTTATCCTCGCCTTCGCCAACTATCTCAAGTTTCCATTCTGGTAAATACTTATGCGCATATTCCCAGGCATACAAAAGTGTATCTATACCTTTTTTATATGTTACTCTGCCCAAAAATAATAATATATTTTCTTTTTTTTCAAATACTACATTATTCCCCACAAAACTAACTGGATTAGCAATAAAAAACAATTTATTTAAATTAACCTGAGTAGGATAATTTTCTTCATTGTTATACAAGCACACAACTTTATCAAAGGAATCAAAAATCATTTTTACTCTATGCCTAGTCCAAAATCTGCCAATATAAAATTTCCTAAAATCATGGCTTCCACCATGGTGCATATATATTAAATTAATATTTTTAAATAATCCTAATTTTCGTAATATCCAAATTGGTTCAATATATAAAGACTTATTGAAAATTATATTTGTGTGAATGCGAGATTTTAAAAATAAATACATTTTAAAAGTATTTGGAATAATATCAAATATTTTTAATAATTTAAATTTAAATTTAAATTTCACAATAGTAAATTTAACCCTATTATCTAAGTCAAAAAAAGGTTTACCTTCTTTAACTGAAACATTTTCCACTTCATAACCTTTTTTTATAAAATAATTACTCCAATTGGTTATAACCCTAACGACCCCACCCATAGTAACTAACGATTCAGTTACAAAAATTATTTTTTTCATATTTTTTCAGCTCTGTTTCTAAGAAATTTAAAATTTTAGGCATTGAATCAAATTTGATTTCATTAAAAAAATCATTAATTTTTTCTCTGCGATCAAAAAAATAAGTATTATCATCCAAAAGTCTAATAATATTATTTTTAAACTCTTGCAATGTTTGTATTTTTGGACCAGGATTAATATCGTCAAAATTAAAATTTAGTCCTTTTGTAGATAAATATTCATTTAAATCATACGGCAAGAGAATAATTGGTTTTTTAAGCAATAAAAAATCTATCCAAATGCCAGAATAATCAGATATAACTAAATCAAAAATATTTAATATATCATTTATATTTTGAATTTTTGTTTGATCGAGAATTTTTATATTTGAATATTCTTTTATGTTTATTTTTTCTAAGGAATGTGGTCTAACAAAAAATACAATATTATTTTTTTTCAAAAAAGAATTAAAATCTTCAAATGAGAAATATTCAAAAGGAAAATATTTTACTGTATTTTTTAAACTTGTCCCATATTTTGATTTTCTCCATGTTGGAGCATATAAAACAAATCTAGAATTTATATCTATATTTTTAAAAATATTTGACAT contains:
- a CDS encoding CDP-glycerol glycerophosphotransferase family protein, with the translated sequence MIKNMKKIKITLSSNNNDFTHNTKFMFEYLLKNEAYDIKYIINNDKTRNKLISIYGDKFISIKEKNGLNFLKKSNVWLLDAGMPIKNPFYMRNKIIINFWHGVPIKKIGINGYTGLNKLRMLLQLKVFSFFVTAYITTSKNLVNIMSESFLLPINKIKILGQPRNDFIYKIIPKKDMSNIFKNIDINSRFVLYAPTWRKSKYGTSLKNTVKYFPFEYFSFEDFNSFLKKNNIVFFVRPHSLEKINIKEYSNIKILDQTKIQNINDILNIFDLVISDYSGIWIDFLLLKKPIILLPYDLNEYLSTKGLNFNFDDINPGPKIQTLQEFKNNIIRLLDDNTYFFDRREKINDFFNEIKFDSMPKILNFLETELKKYEKNNFCN